Proteins from a genomic interval of Chitinispirillales bacterium:
- a CDS encoding methyl-accepting chemotaxis protein — protein sequence MQNSSNETAKILKDIDEIAFQTNLLALNAAVEAARAGEAGKGFAVVAEEVRNLAQRSAESAKKTAQLIESSQASSSRGVGLAEETSEAIEKITEVSNKIAMIVDEITTAAEEQARGVAQVNSAIGNMDQITQANAAGSEELAASSEELSSQSVTMNDLVGELVGVVEGMDEKNTWEKGTHKRYSNARTTIHMKAVKRASRGLSQAAKPVAVIAHKSAAAKNEPETLIPFDDDKDFGNY from the coding sequence ATTCAAAATTCAAGTAACGAAACGGCAAAGATTCTTAAAGATATTGACGAAATCGCTTTCCAGACGAATCTTTTGGCTCTTAACGCCGCCGTAGAAGCGGCAAGAGCGGGTGAAGCAGGTAAAGGGTTTGCGGTAGTTGCGGAAGAAGTGAGAAATCTCGCTCAAAGAAGCGCCGAAAGCGCAAAGAAGACGGCGCAGCTTATCGAAAGTTCTCAGGCAAGCAGTTCCAGAGGTGTGGGGTTGGCGGAAGAAACGTCGGAAGCCATTGAGAAGATTACCGAAGTGTCGAACAAAATAGCGATGATAGTGGATGAAATTACGACTGCCGCCGAAGAGCAGGCGCGTGGAGTCGCTCAAGTTAATTCTGCGATTGGAAATATGGATCAGATAACGCAGGCGAACGCCGCCGGTTCGGAAGAATTGGCTGCAAGTTCGGAAGAATTGAGCTCTCAGTCCGTTACAATGAACGATTTGGTCGGTGAATTGGTCGGTGTTGTCGAAGGTATGGATGAAAAAAATACCTGGGAAAAAGGTACTCACAAAAGATATTCTAACGCCAGAACTACGATACATATGAAAGCGGTAAAAAGAGCGTCAAGAGGTTTGTCGCAAGCCGCAAAACCGGTAGCGGTAATCGCTCATAAATCTGCGGCGGCTAAAAATGAGCCGGAAACGCTTATTCCGTTTGACGACGATAAAGATTTCGGAAATTACTAG
- the ribD gene encoding bifunctional diaminohydroxyphosphoribosylaminopyrimidine deaminase/5-amino-6-(5-phosphoribosylamino)uracil reductase RibD: MNEEFMQIALDCAKSVKGNVSPNPAVGAVVIKNGQVVGKGATSPVGGNHAEINAINQAGELCGGSDLFVSLEPCCHFGRTPPCVDAIIKSKFKQVFISCLDPNPLVAGKGVQKLRESGIDVNIGLCETEAKRINEDFFWFIQNRKPFVSVKLAMTLDNKISDVHGKSQWITNEKSLKYAHFLRSISSAVAVGKNTLIADNPKLNVRNIENSKNPVRIVFSSNADVGENSFFRENAKNHRSIIVLNSKEKYIEKNKDGVEIWATGESDYKNSFLSFLETAGKELIDSLLIEGGSRLVETAMDCKSVNRFYLFYAPKILGGGREGLILNNSPLSIDFPIKLNEIELQNFDGDILISGLAKFTQ, from the coding sequence ATGAATGAAGAATTTATGCAAATAGCGCTTGACTGTGCAAAATCGGTGAAAGGAAACGTCTCGCCTAACCCCGCCGTAGGAGCCGTTGTTATAAAAAACGGGCAAGTGGTCGGTAAAGGAGCTACTTCGCCTGTCGGCGGCAATCATGCCGAAATAAACGCTATAAATCAGGCGGGAGAATTATGCGGCGGTTCGGATTTGTTTGTATCGCTTGAACCGTGTTGTCATTTCGGAAGAACTCCGCCGTGTGTTGACGCTATAATAAAATCAAAATTTAAACAGGTTTTCATTTCATGTTTGGACCCAAATCCGCTTGTTGCCGGTAAGGGCGTACAAAAACTTCGCGAGTCGGGAATCGATGTTAATATCGGACTTTGCGAAACTGAAGCTAAACGTATTAATGAAGATTTTTTCTGGTTTATACAAAACCGAAAGCCGTTTGTTTCCGTAAAACTCGCAATGACGCTTGACAATAAAATTTCCGACGTTCATGGGAAGTCGCAATGGATTACAAATGAGAAATCGTTGAAATATGCGCATTTTCTTCGCTCGATTTCTTCGGCTGTCGCTGTCGGAAAGAATACGCTTATTGCCGATAATCCGAAATTAAACGTACGAAATATAGAAAATTCCAAAAATCCCGTGCGAATCGTTTTTTCATCGAACGCAGATGTCGGGGAAAACTCGTTTTTTAGGGAAAATGCAAAAAACCACCGTTCAATAATTGTACTTAATTCAAAAGAAAAATATATTGAAAAGAATAAAGACGGAGTCGAAATTTGGGCGACAGGGGAGAGCGATTATAAAAATTCGTTTTTATCGTTTTTGGAAACCGCAGGAAAGGAATTAATTGATTCTTTACTCATTGAAGGAGGAAGCAGGCTTGTCGAAACGGCAATGGATTGTAAATCCGTTAATCGTTTTTATTTGTTTTATGCGCCGAAAATTCTTGGCGGCGGTCGAGAAGGGTTGATTTTGAATAATTCGCCGTTGTCAATTGATTTTCCAATAAAATTAAATGAAATTGAATTACAAAATTTTGACGGCGATATTTTAATTAGCGGTTTGGCAAAATTTACACAATAA
- a CDS encoding BatD family protein — protein MNIQKITITIISLLINFVLAVEVKSFKMTTNNTNIQNGDIVSIMAELLTDAAVSTDIPQFPQSSDYSVLSVNKSQSSSTSISMINGKTTSDKTVTTRFLYQIQFNTQKSSINLAPLLVIIENRQVASNGITFQIGEKKEEDSPVSVKFLRERSTIYKGEQARLTVRVMVRSNTNAQLTNDGYVGFLKILQDKLSQNFTLTPLSNSPENKHEVINGVSHQVYDLVFNLVPLDTGKITIPSISIVYIIQERGGGRDPFDGFFGFSSIRQKQAAAISPALTYNISDLPKPMPKNFTGIIGAVKLSGSLSRDSVPAGESITLNITMSGKMSSALMGDIELDKNPDLDIFPPERKISQDTTSTGVNTKKQYSWMIIPKKEGTFKIPGKEIIWFDPNSAAYKTASTGNFTIKASAGNYSQQTQTKRYLTQSEITTFGNDIRYIKTNLSENNANQNEIDKKLLLGLFSSAWILSLFLILIKLKTILFPKNINEEKKSRAFSTAVRELNRILNGKENISPMAAIIKYLSAKTSKETGSMKYDEIEKLLESRSVSANVREKLTKYFRDVEISRYASGNSQNNLAKNGIDLLKSIEKEFK, from the coding sequence ATGAACATACAGAAAATTACAATTACTATAATTTCTTTGTTAATAAATTTTGTTCTTGCCGTTGAAGTAAAAAGTTTCAAAATGACGACAAACAATACAAACATCCAAAACGGAGATATTGTTTCGATTATGGCGGAACTTTTAACCGACGCGGCGGTTTCAACGGATATTCCGCAGTTTCCACAAAGTTCGGATTATTCGGTTTTATCGGTAAATAAATCGCAATCGTCGTCCACTTCCATTTCAATGATAAACGGGAAAACTACAAGCGACAAAACCGTAACGACACGTTTTTTATACCAAATTCAATTCAATACGCAAAAATCGTCAATAAATCTTGCGCCGTTATTGGTAATAATTGAAAACAGACAAGTTGCAAGTAACGGGATAACGTTTCAAATAGGTGAGAAAAAAGAAGAAGACAGTCCGGTAAGTGTAAAATTTCTACGTGAAAGAAGTACCATTTACAAAGGAGAACAAGCGCGGTTAACGGTTCGAGTCATGGTTCGTTCCAACACAAATGCACAACTTACAAATGACGGATATGTAGGATTTTTAAAAATATTACAAGATAAATTATCCCAAAATTTTACGCTTACACCGCTGTCAAACTCACCTGAAAACAAACACGAAGTTATAAACGGAGTTTCGCATCAAGTGTATGACCTTGTATTTAACTTAGTGCCTTTGGATACGGGAAAAATTACGATTCCGTCGATTTCTATCGTATATATTATCCAAGAACGCGGCGGCGGACGCGATCCGTTCGACGGATTTTTCGGTTTTTCCTCCATACGTCAAAAACAAGCGGCTGCGATTTCGCCTGCGCTTACTTACAACATTAGCGATCTTCCAAAACCGATGCCGAAAAATTTTACAGGAATAATCGGCGCAGTTAAATTAAGCGGTTCGTTAAGCAGAGATTCCGTTCCGGCAGGAGAATCGATAACGCTAAACATTACGATGAGCGGGAAAATGTCTTCCGCATTAATGGGCGATATCGAATTAGATAAAAATCCCGATTTGGACATATTTCCGCCGGAAAGAAAAATTTCGCAAGATACGACCTCAACCGGAGTTAATACAAAAAAGCAATATTCATGGATGATTATTCCTAAAAAAGAAGGAACGTTTAAAATTCCCGGCAAAGAAATTATCTGGTTTGATCCAAATTCCGCGGCATACAAAACCGCTTCTACCGGAAATTTTACAATTAAAGCGAGTGCGGGAAATTACTCGCAGCAAACTCAAACAAAAAGATACTTAACGCAAAGCGAGATTACTACTTTCGGTAATGATATTCGTTATATAAAAACAAACCTTTCGGAAAACAACGCAAACCAAAATGAAATCGACAAAAAACTACTTTTAGGATTATTCTCGTCCGCGTGGATATTGTCGTTGTTTTTAATTTTAATTAAATTGAAAACGATACTTTTCCCAAAAAATATCAACGAAGAAAAGAAAAGCAGGGCTTTTTCAACGGCTGTCCGCGAATTAAATCGTATTTTGAACGGCAAAGAGAACATTTCCCCTATGGCGGCGATAATTAAATATTTAAGCGCCAAAACAAGTAAAGAAACAGGTTCGATGAAATACGACGAAATTGAAAAATTACTTGAAAGCCGAAGCGTCAGTGCGAATGTCCGTGAAAAATTAACCAAATATTTCAGAGATGTCGAAATTTCCCGATACGCCTCCGGAAATTCTCAAAATAATCTTGCAAAAAACGGAATTGATTTGTTGAAAAGCATTGAAAAGGAGTTCAAATGA